A region of Streptomyces sp. NBC_01788 DNA encodes the following proteins:
- a CDS encoding NAD-dependent epimerase/dehydratase family protein, whose product MIPVTTVSSPVVAHDLDEILDRDLPWSELSGSTVLVTGASGMLPSYVVYTLLALNDRHGLGISVHGLVRNEDKARRLLADVLDRPDFHLVVQDVSAPLELPGPVDYVIHGASAARPALHGSQPVMTIKANLLGTFNLLDLCVEKAGRGFVLMSSAEVYGAQPPETELIDEQSYGGFDILNPRACYAEGKRAAETICASYEAQYGIDCRVVRFGHIYGPGMALDDGRVQADFAANVVTGKDIVLNSDGSGVRTYTYVADAIAGLFYTLLRGDQTAYNVADPSGLVSIRRLAELFTEVRPERGLRLRFSNESDARAYSLTKKQGLDSTRLAALGWRPMVALPVGLNRMVTHLESTVEAL is encoded by the coding sequence GTGATTCCAGTGACTACCGTCTCCAGTCCGGTCGTGGCGCACGACCTCGATGAGATCCTCGACCGTGACCTGCCGTGGAGCGAGCTTTCCGGCAGCACGGTGCTGGTCACCGGTGCAAGCGGCATGTTGCCGTCGTACGTCGTCTACACCCTGCTCGCGCTGAACGACCGGCACGGGTTGGGGATCTCCGTGCACGGTCTGGTGCGGAACGAGGACAAGGCCAGGCGACTGCTCGCCGATGTGCTCGACCGCCCCGACTTTCACCTCGTCGTCCAGGACGTATCGGCGCCGCTCGAGCTGCCCGGCCCCGTCGACTACGTGATCCACGGGGCGAGCGCCGCGCGGCCCGCCCTGCACGGCAGCCAGCCTGTCATGACGATCAAGGCGAATCTGCTGGGCACCTTCAACCTGCTCGACCTGTGTGTGGAGAAGGCCGGCCGCGGATTCGTGCTGATGTCCTCCGCGGAGGTCTACGGCGCCCAGCCGCCGGAGACCGAGCTCATCGACGAGCAGAGCTACGGCGGCTTCGACATCCTCAACCCGCGGGCCTGCTATGCCGAAGGCAAGCGCGCCGCGGAGACGATCTGCGCGAGCTACGAGGCGCAGTACGGAATCGACTGCCGTGTCGTCAGGTTCGGTCACATCTACGGGCCGGGGATGGCGCTCGACGACGGGCGGGTGCAGGCCGACTTCGCAGCGAACGTGGTGACCGGCAAGGACATCGTGCTCAACAGCGACGGTTCCGGCGTACGGACCTACACCTACGTGGCCGACGCCATCGCGGGACTGTTCTACACGCTGCTCCGCGGTGACCAGACGGCCTACAACGTCGCCGACCCGTCCGGTCTGGTCTCCATCCGGCGGCTGGCGGAGCTGTTCACCGAGGTGCGTCCGGAGCGCGGGCTCCGACTGCGGTTCAGCAATGAGTCCGACGCACGCGCCTACAGCCTGACCAAGAAGCAGGGCCTTGACAGCACGCGCCTGGCGGCCCTCGGCTGGCGTCCGATGGTCGCCCTGCCGGTCGGGTTGAACCGTATGGTGACCCATCTGGAGTCGACCGTCGAAGCGCTCTAG
- the rpmA gene encoding 50S ribosomal protein L27 has protein sequence MAHKKGASSTRNGRDSNAQRLGVKRFGGQVVNAGEILVRQRGTHFHPGAGVGRGGDDTLFALQAGAVEFGTSRGRKVVNIVPVA, from the coding sequence ATGGCACACAAGAAGGGCGCATCGTCCACTCGGAACGGTCGCGACTCCAATGCCCAGCGGCTCGGCGTGAAGCGCTTCGGCGGTCAGGTCGTCAACGCGGGTGAGATCCTGGTCCGCCAGCGCGGCACCCACTTCCACCCGGGCGCCGGTGTCGGCCGTGGCGGCGACGACACGCTGTTCGCGCTGCAGGCCGGTGCGGTGGAGTTCGGCACCAGCCGTGGCCGCAAGGTCGTGAACATCGTTCCGGTCGCCTGA
- the rfbB gene encoding dTDP-glucose 4,6-dehydratase — protein sequence MTTRILVTGGAGFIGSHYVRTLLGPQGPGDVAITVLDKLTYAGNPANLDEVRAHPGFAFVQGDICDPGLVGKLMAEHDEVVHFAAESHVDRSIDGGAEFVRTNVVGTHTLVDAAYRAGIKTFVHISTDEVYGSIDEGSWPETHPLAPNSPYSSAKASSDLIALSYHRTHGLDVRVTRCSNNYGHHHFPEKVIPLFVTNLLDGRKVPLYGDGGNVRDWLHIDDHVQGIDLVRTKGRAGEVYNIGGGTELSNKELTALLLEACGADWETSVEYVDDRKGHDRRYSVDCTKIREELGYEPRKDFRTGLAETVRWYRDNRAWWEPLKEHAALN from the coding sequence ATGACGACCAGGATCCTGGTGACCGGCGGCGCCGGCTTCATCGGCTCGCACTACGTCCGTACGCTGCTCGGTCCGCAGGGCCCCGGTGATGTCGCGATCACCGTCCTGGACAAGCTGACGTACGCGGGCAACCCGGCCAACCTCGACGAGGTGCGCGCGCACCCGGGGTTCGCCTTCGTGCAGGGCGACATCTGCGACCCCGGACTCGTGGGCAAGCTGATGGCCGAGCACGACGAGGTCGTGCACTTCGCCGCCGAGTCGCATGTCGACCGCTCCATCGACGGCGGCGCGGAGTTCGTCCGCACGAACGTCGTCGGCACGCACACGCTCGTCGACGCGGCGTACCGGGCCGGCATCAAGACCTTCGTGCACATCTCCACCGACGAGGTCTACGGCTCGATCGACGAGGGCTCCTGGCCCGAGACCCACCCGCTGGCACCCAACTCGCCCTACTCCTCGGCGAAGGCCTCCAGCGACCTGATCGCGCTGTCCTACCACCGCACCCACGGCCTGGACGTCCGGGTCACCCGCTGCTCCAACAACTACGGGCACCACCACTTCCCCGAGAAGGTCATTCCGCTCTTCGTCACCAACCTTCTCGACGGCAGGAAGGTCCCGCTGTACGGCGACGGCGGCAACGTCCGCGACTGGCTGCACATCGACGACCACGTACAGGGCATCGACCTGGTCCGCACCAAGGGCCGCGCGGGGGAGGTCTACAACATCGGCGGCGGCACGGAGCTCTCCAACAAGGAGCTCACGGCGCTGCTGCTCGAGGCGTGCGGAGCCGACTGGGAGACCAGCGTGGAGTACGTCGACGACCGCAAGGGCCACGACCGCCGCTACTCCGTCGACTGCACGAAGATCCGCGAGGAGCTCGGCTACGAGCCCCGCAAGGACTTCCGCACGGGCCTCGCCGAGACGGTGCGGTGGTACCGCGACAACCGCGCCTGGTGGGAGCCGCTGAAGGAGCACGCGGCCCTGAACTGA
- a CDS encoding acyltransferase, translated as MLQLHKLERYKDDQGNRIVYDGEVREDKIDIRFKGSNNRLVISPKADIKDLLITFSGDNGQIEIGPTTKKRAGLRFELRCGHESRIWIGENVGCAGRTFISAVEGVSVSIGDDVMFAKNIEVRGDDTHPIFDVRTEKRVNPSQSIVVGEHVWIAKHAVVMGGVTIGDGSVIGFRSIVTSSIPNNCVAVGAPARVVRRDIAWERPEVVPRRPDEEYPRKGEKSPKYWNLTDDAAVPEKPVMRPRAGAKRRPALKLPAPVRRLVRKFSSP; from the coding sequence ATGTTGCAACTGCACAAGCTCGAGCGTTACAAGGACGATCAAGGAAATCGGATCGTCTATGACGGCGAGGTCCGTGAGGACAAGATCGATATCCGGTTCAAGGGGTCGAACAACAGACTCGTTATCAGCCCCAAGGCCGATATCAAGGATCTGCTCATCACCTTCTCGGGAGACAACGGGCAGATCGAGATCGGCCCGACCACGAAGAAGCGTGCGGGCCTCCGCTTCGAACTGCGATGCGGACACGAGTCCCGGATCTGGATCGGCGAGAACGTGGGCTGCGCCGGCCGCACCTTCATCTCCGCCGTCGAAGGCGTGTCGGTGTCGATCGGTGACGACGTGATGTTCGCCAAGAACATCGAGGTGCGGGGCGACGACACCCACCCGATCTTCGACGTGCGCACCGAGAAGCGCGTGAACCCCTCCCAGTCGATCGTCGTGGGCGAGCACGTCTGGATCGCGAAGCACGCGGTCGTGATGGGCGGCGTCACCATCGGCGATGGCTCGGTGATCGGCTTCCGCTCCATCGTCACCTCGTCCATTCCGAACAACTGCGTCGCGGTGGGAGCACCGGCGCGCGTAGTACGGCGGGACATCGCCTGGGAGCGCCCGGAGGTCGTGCCGCGCCGCCCGGACGAGGAGTACCCGCGCAAGGGAGAGAAGTCCCCGAAGTACTGGAACCTCACCGATGACGCGGCGGTCCCGGAGAAGCCGGTGATGCGGCCGCGGGCCGGGGCGAAGCGGCGGCCGGCCCTGAAGCTCCCGGCACCGGTGCGGCGGCTGGTCCGGAAGTTTTCGTCCCCCTAA
- a CDS encoding glucose-1-phosphate thymidylyltransferase has translation MKALVLSGGSGTRLRPITHTSAKQLVPVANKPVLFYGLEAIADAGIDEVGIVVGDTADEIREAVGDGSRFGVEVTYIPQEAPLGLAHAVLIAQDFLGDEDFVMYLGDNFIVGGITGLVEEFRAERPDARILLTRVPDPTSFGVAELGPDGQVVGLEEKPKEPKSDLALVGVYLFTPAVHEAVRSIEPSWRGELEITHAIQWLIDNKCDVRSATISGYWKDTGNVTDMLEVNRSVPEAVEPLNAGTVDEESEIIGRVRIEAGARVSGSRIVGPAIIGAGSVVDDAYIGPFTSVSEDCRIVDSEIEYSILLRGSSVTGVRRVEASLIGRDAEVTPAPRNPSAHRLVLGDHSKVQISS, from the coding sequence GTGAAGGCTCTCGTGCTCTCCGGGGGGTCGGGCACCCGTCTCCGGCCGATCACTCACACCTCGGCCAAGCAGTTGGTGCCGGTCGCCAACAAGCCTGTGCTCTTCTACGGCCTGGAAGCGATCGCCGACGCCGGGATCGACGAGGTCGGGATCGTCGTCGGTGACACCGCGGACGAGATCCGCGAGGCGGTGGGTGACGGCTCCCGTTTCGGGGTCGAGGTCACCTACATTCCGCAGGAGGCGCCGCTGGGACTCGCCCACGCGGTGCTCATCGCGCAGGACTTCCTCGGCGACGAGGACTTCGTCATGTACCTCGGTGACAACTTCATCGTCGGTGGCATCACCGGCCTCGTCGAGGAGTTCCGGGCCGAGCGGCCCGACGCGCGGATCCTGCTGACCAGGGTTCCCGACCCCACGTCCTTCGGTGTCGCCGAACTCGGCCCCGACGGACAGGTGGTGGGCCTGGAGGAGAAGCCGAAGGAGCCGAAGAGCGACCTGGCACTGGTCGGCGTCTATCTGTTCACCCCGGCCGTGCATGAGGCCGTCCGCTCCATCGAGCCTTCCTGGCGCGGGGAGTTGGAGATCACCCATGCCATCCAGTGGCTGATCGACAACAAGTGCGACGTCCGCTCCGCCACCATCTCCGGTTACTGGAAGGACACCGGCAACGTCACCGACATGCTGGAGGTCAACCGGTCCGTCCCGGAGGCCGTGGAGCCGCTGAACGCGGGCACGGTGGACGAGGAGAGCGAGATCATCGGCCGGGTGCGCATAGAGGCGGGCGCCAGGGTCAGCGGCAGTCGGATCGTCGGACCCGCGATCATAGGTGCCGGCTCGGTGGTCGACGACGCGTACATCGGCCCCTTCACCTCGGTCTCCGAGGACTGCCGGATCGTCGACAGCGAAATCGAGTACTCCATCCTGCTGCGAGGTTCGTCCGTGACCGGCGTGCGCCGGGTGGAGGCCTCGCTCATCGGGCGCGACGCCGAAGTGACGCCCGCACCCCGGAACCCCTCGGCCCACCGGCTCGTGCTCGGTGATCACAGCAAGGTGCAGATCTCCTCATGA
- the rplU gene encoding 50S ribosomal protein L21 → MYAIVRSGGRQHKVAVGDIVEVDKISTAKVGDTVELSTLLVVDGDAVTSDPWVLAGIKVQAEVVDHHKGQKIDILRYKNKTGYRRRQGHRQQYTAIKVTSIPAAAK, encoded by the coding sequence GTGTACGCCATCGTGCGCAGCGGTGGTCGCCAGCACAAGGTTGCTGTCGGCGACATCGTTGAGGTTGACAAGATTTCCACCGCCAAGGTTGGCGACACGGTCGAGCTTTCGACCCTGCTCGTCGTCGACGGTGACGCCGTGACCAGCGACCCGTGGGTGCTGGCCGGCATCAAGGTCCAGGCCGAGGTCGTGGACCACCACAAGGGCCAGAAGATCGACATTCTGCGCTACAAGAACAAGACCGGCTACCGTCGTCGGCAGGGCCACCGCCAGCAGTACACGGCGATCAAGGTCACGTCGATCCCCGCGGCTGCGAAGTAA
- the rfbC gene encoding dTDP-4-dehydrorhamnose 3,5-epimerase, whose protein sequence is MRPLSISGAWVHEPKVFPDSRGNFHEWFKAPVFTEAAGHPLTLAQANMSVSSRGTLRGIHFADVPPGQAKYVKCVRGAVLDVIVDIRTGSPTFGQWEAVRLDDRDHHAVHLSEGLGHGFMALTGDATVIYLCSAGYAPGREHGVHPLDPALGIDWPADITPLLSDKDDQAPTLAQAREQGLLPSYEECVAYRESLGG, encoded by the coding sequence ATGCGACCCCTTTCGATTTCCGGTGCCTGGGTGCACGAGCCGAAGGTCTTCCCCGACAGCCGGGGCAACTTCCACGAGTGGTTCAAGGCGCCCGTCTTCACCGAGGCGGCAGGCCACCCGCTCACCCTGGCCCAGGCCAACATGTCGGTCTCCAGCCGGGGCACCCTGCGCGGAATCCACTTCGCGGACGTGCCGCCCGGCCAGGCCAAGTACGTCAAGTGCGTGCGTGGTGCGGTCCTCGACGTGATCGTGGACATCCGGACCGGCTCGCCCACCTTCGGCCAGTGGGAGGCGGTGCGCCTCGACGACCGCGACCACCACGCGGTCCACCTCTCCGAGGGCCTCGGTCACGGCTTCATGGCACTCACCGGGGACGCCACCGTCATCTACCTCTGCTCCGCGGGCTACGCCCCCGGGCGCGAGCACGGCGTCCACCCGCTGGACCCGGCCCTCGGCATCGACTGGCCCGCGGACATCACCCCGCTGCTCTCCGACAAGGACGACCAGGCGCCCACCCTGGCCCAGGCCCGGGAGCAGGGCCTGCTGCCCTCCTACGAGGAGTGCGTGGCCTACCGGGAGAGCCTCGGCGGCTGA
- the rfbD gene encoding dTDP-4-dehydrorhamnose reductase has protein sequence MNPTHEEASVPAGWLVTGAGGMLGQDVLARLAAEGERSVALDRSALDLTDPAAVRRELERHRPAVVVNCAAWTAVDDAETHEAEALRVNGDGPAHLAAACARTGAVLLHVSTDYVFAGDATTPYAEDAPTAPRSAYGRTKLAGEQAVLKTLPDRGYVIRTAWLYGAGGPNFVRTMIRLAAERETLDVVDDQRGQPTWSADLAGLLFALGRGALAGTAPAGVYHGTNSGETTWYGFTREIFRLLGADPDRVRPTTSEAFTRPAPRPAYSVLGHDRLRPAGVEPLRDWRAALTRAFPEIHRDRPAHSAGPAASAGVPGGLAHRASPDGPTEEEPRQEPRTV, from the coding sequence ATGAACCCGACACACGAAGAGGCAAGCGTCCCGGCCGGCTGGCTGGTCACCGGAGCGGGCGGCATGCTCGGTCAGGACGTGCTGGCCAGGCTGGCCGCCGAGGGCGAGCGGTCCGTCGCGCTGGACCGCTCGGCCCTGGACCTCACCGACCCCGCGGCCGTGCGGCGGGAGCTGGAGCGTCACCGCCCCGCCGTGGTCGTCAACTGCGCGGCCTGGACCGCCGTGGACGACGCGGAGACCCACGAGGCCGAGGCGCTCCGCGTCAACGGTGACGGCCCGGCCCACCTCGCCGCCGCCTGCGCCCGTACCGGCGCCGTCCTGCTCCACGTCTCCACCGACTACGTCTTCGCCGGCGACGCCACCACCCCGTACGCCGAGGACGCCCCCACCGCTCCGCGCAGCGCCTACGGGCGTACCAAGCTCGCCGGTGAGCAGGCCGTCCTGAAGACCCTCCCGGACCGCGGCTATGTGATCCGCACCGCCTGGCTGTACGGCGCCGGCGGGCCCAACTTCGTCCGCACCATGATCCGCCTCGCGGCCGAGCGCGAGACGCTGGACGTCGTGGACGACCAGCGCGGCCAGCCCACCTGGAGCGCCGACCTGGCCGGTCTGCTGTTCGCCCTGGGACGCGGAGCCCTGGCCGGCACCGCCCCGGCCGGGGTCTACCACGGCACCAACTCCGGCGAGACCACCTGGTACGGCTTCACCCGCGAGATCTTCCGCCTGCTCGGGGCCGACCCGGACCGGGTCCGCCCCACGACCAGCGAGGCGTTCACCCGTCCCGCCCCCCGCCCGGCCTACAGCGTCCTCGGCCACGACCGCCTCCGCCCGGCCGGTGTCGAACCGCTGCGCGACTGGCGCGCGGCGCTCACCCGGGCTTTCCCGGAGATCCACCGAGATCGGCCGGCGCACTCCGCCGGACCCGCCGCGTCCGCCGGCGTACCGGGCGGCCTGGCGCACCGGGCGAGCCCCGACGGACCGACTGAAGAAGAGCCGAGGCAAGAACCGAGGACTGTGTGA
- the obgE gene encoding GTPase ObgE, whose product MTTFVDRVELHVAAGNGGHGCASVHREKFKPLGGPDGGNGGHGGDVILTVDQSVTTLLEYHHSPHRKATNGKPGEGGNRSGKDGQDLVLAVPDGTVVLDKAGNVLADLVGNGTSYIAAQGGRGGLGNAALASARRKAPGFALLGVPGDLQDIVLELKTVADVALVGYPSAGKSSLISVLSAAKPKIADYPFTTLVPNLGVVTAGSTVYTVADVPGLIPGASQGKGLGLEFLRHVERCSVLVHVLDTATLESDRDPVSDLDVIEEELRQYGGLGNRPRIVVLNKTDVPDGKDLAEMVRPDLQARGYRVFEVSAVAHIGLKELSYALADLVATARAARPKEEATRIVIRPKAVDDAGFTVVREDDGLFRVRGEKPERWVRQTDFNNDEAVGYLADRLNRLGVEEQLMKAGARSGDGVAIGPEENAVVFDWEPSVTAGAEMLGRRGEDHRFEAPRPAAQRRRDRQAERDDAQDEYDDFEPF is encoded by the coding sequence ATGACCACCTTCGTGGACCGCGTCGAACTCCATGTCGCCGCGGGTAACGGAGGCCACGGCTGTGCCTCCGTGCATCGTGAGAAGTTCAAGCCGCTGGGCGGCCCGGACGGCGGCAACGGCGGTCACGGCGGGGACGTGATCCTCACCGTCGACCAGTCCGTCACCACGCTGCTCGAGTACCACCACTCGCCGCACCGCAAGGCCACCAACGGCAAGCCCGGCGAGGGCGGCAACCGCAGCGGCAAGGACGGGCAGGACCTCGTCCTCGCCGTGCCCGACGGCACCGTCGTGCTCGACAAGGCCGGCAACGTCCTCGCCGACCTCGTCGGAAACGGGACCTCGTACATCGCCGCGCAGGGCGGCCGGGGCGGCCTCGGCAACGCGGCGCTGGCCTCCGCCCGGCGCAAGGCGCCCGGCTTCGCGCTGCTGGGCGTGCCGGGTGACCTGCAGGACATCGTCCTGGAGCTGAAGACCGTCGCCGATGTGGCGCTGGTCGGGTACCCGAGCGCCGGCAAGTCCTCCCTCATCTCCGTCCTCTCCGCGGCCAAGCCGAAGATCGCGGACTATCCGTTCACCACCCTCGTGCCCAACCTGGGCGTGGTGACGGCCGGTTCGACCGTCTACACCGTCGCCGACGTGCCGGGTCTCATCCCCGGCGCCAGCCAGGGCAAGGGGCTCGGCCTGGAGTTCCTGCGCCATGTGGAGCGGTGCAGCGTGCTGGTGCACGTACTGGACACGGCCACCCTGGAGTCCGACCGCGACCCGGTCTCCGACCTCGACGTCATCGAGGAGGAGCTGCGGCAGTACGGCGGCCTCGGAAACCGTCCCCGCATCGTCGTCCTGAACAAGACCGACGTCCCCGACGGCAAGGACCTCGCCGAGATGGTCCGCCCCGACCTCCAGGCGCGCGGTTACCGCGTCTTCGAGGTGTCGGCGGTGGCGCACATCGGGCTCAAGGAGCTGTCGTACGCGCTGGCCGACCTGGTCGCCACGGCGCGCGCCGCCCGGCCGAAGGAGGAGGCGACCCGTATCGTCATCCGGCCGAAGGCGGTCGATGACGCGGGCTTCACCGTCGTCCGCGAGGACGACGGCCTCTTCCGCGTGCGGGGCGAGAAGCCCGAACGCTGGGTGCGGCAGACCGACTTCAACAACGACGAGGCCGTCGGTTACCTCGCCGACCGCCTCAACCGCCTCGGTGTCGAGGAGCAGTTGATGAAGGCCGGCGCCCGGTCCGGTGACGGTGTCGCCATCGGACCCGAGGAGAACGCCGTCGTCTTCGACTGGGAGCCGTCGGTCACGGCGGGCGCGGAGATGCTCGGCCGCCGCGGCGAGGACCACCGGTTCGAGGCGCCGCGTCCGGCCGCCCAGCGCCGCCGCGACCGCCAGGCGGAACGCGACGACGCCCAGGACGAGTACGACGACTTCGAGCCCTTCTAG
- a CDS encoding IspD/TarI family cytidylyltransferase, with protein MNVALLFAGGIGTRMNSRALPKQFLEIHGKPIIIHTLEHFEAHPDIDGIAIAILPEYRQHLMKLLKRYEIEKVRWVVDGGRTGQESRHNALKTVAADCPEDTVVLIHDGVRPLIDAKLISANIETVREHGSAITCTKFNETVVSSEHEHIDDVIPRDHIYAAQAPQSFRLGQILSLYDRAVAEDEHDTIDSCSLMHRYGEKIYRVVGPRSNIKITTSEDFYLCRTFFEIIENQQIVGT; from the coding sequence GTGAACGTTGCGTTGCTTTTCGCCGGTGGCATCGGGACAAGGATGAACTCCCGTGCTCTCCCGAAGCAGTTCCTGGAGATCCACGGCAAGCCGATCATCATCCACACCCTTGAGCACTTCGAGGCGCACCCCGATATCGACGGCATCGCCATCGCGATCCTCCCCGAATACCGCCAGCACCTGATGAAGCTGCTCAAGCGGTATGAGATCGAGAAGGTCAGATGGGTCGTCGACGGCGGCAGGACCGGTCAGGAGTCGCGGCACAACGCGCTCAAGACGGTCGCCGCGGACTGCCCCGAGGACACCGTCGTGCTGATTCACGACGGCGTGCGGCCGCTGATCGACGCGAAGCTGATCAGCGCCAACATCGAGACCGTCCGGGAACACGGCTCCGCGATCACCTGCACCAAGTTCAACGAGACTGTGGTGTCGAGCGAGCACGAGCACATCGACGACGTGATCCCGCGCGACCACATCTACGCCGCTCAAGCCCCGCAGAGCTTCCGGCTCGGCCAGATCCTCTCGCTGTACGACCGGGCGGTGGCCGAGGACGAGCACGACACCATCGACTCGTGCTCCCTCATGCACCGGTACGGCGAGAAGATCTACCGTGTGGTCGGCCCCCGCTCGAACATAAAGATCACGACGTCCGAGGACTTCTACCTGTGCCGGACGTTCTTCGAGATCATCGAGAACCAGCAGATCGTAGGTACGTGA